tatatgacaatcaGTTCTCAAATACACCTTGTGGTGCCCCTGGACACATCATCAGTGATGTCACCTGGGATCACAGGGGGTTTCGGGTCTTTCAACAATCAAACCCCCTCCTCCAGGCGACCCAACTGGGGTTGATCAAGCCCCAGCTTGTGCCCAGGTAGCGCTACCCTACGTGCCACTCCTCTCCTCTTCTGATCCACAGCCACCTTGATGCCACTTCTGCAGCATCTGTAGCCAACTTGATGGCCTTTCGCTGGCTGGCTCCAGCAATACCCAGCATCTTGTAGGCCCTGCAGAGAGACTGGCGCGCAAATCCTCTGCATCCTACTTCGATGGGTTGGCATCTTGCCCGCCAACCATTGCTCCTGCACTCCTCCACTAGCTCGGAGTACTTAGCCCTCTTCCTCTCATTGGCCTCCTCCATTCGGTCCTCCCAAGGCACAGTAAGCTCCAGAAGAACTACCTGCTTGGTGGCTACTGAAGTAATCACAATGTCTGGCCTCAAAGTTGTTTTTGCGACCTCTTCGGGGAACTTTAGTTGCTTCCCCAGGTCAACCTTTAGCTCCCAATCACACGCCGTTGCCAACAGGCCAGGGGGAGGTATTTTGGGTGGTCACTGCAACCTTCTCCCCAGCTCTGACGAAAGTGATGCTCCTCTTCACTGGGCGAAGGCTCTTGCTGTGGCTAATCCCGCAGCAGATGGAATTAGCTATTGCCTTAAGGACCTGGTCGTGTCTCCAGCGGTAGCGCCCTTCACCCAGGGCTTTCGAACAGCAGCTGAGGATGTGCTCCAAGGTTCCTCTCCTCTGGCAGAGGGGGCAAGCCGGTGTCTCTGCCTCCCCCCAGATGCAAAGGTTGGATGGGCTAGGCAGCACGTCATAAACCGCCTGGATCAAGAATTTGATTCGGTGGGGCTCAGCTTTCCACAGCTCGGTCCATGTGATCTTATGCTCCAGCGCTTGCTCCCATCTCATCCAGGCTCCCTGCCGCCGCATTCCCACCATCTGGCTGGCCCGCTTCTCCTCTAGTCCTGCTCGCACCTCCTCGAGGATCAGcgccctcctctctctcttctttgcTTTATTAAAGTGAGTTCTACCACTACCCAGGCCAGCTCTTCCTTGTGCCACTTTGCCCACCAGTACCCTCTGCCGTACCCTAGACTCAGCAACATCCACGGCCACAGCAGCTCTCCACTTCCGTCCCGTCCGGACCTCAATCCCAGCCTGGGCAACCTTTGGGTCACTAGACTCCCGGTATTGGAGCAGCTCCCTGGACCGGGTCACCATGAACTCTTCACTTAGGCTGCTCATAGGGAGCTTCAGCTTGTTGCTTTGCCCATATAGGGCAATGCAGCTCAGGCTTCGCGGCAGTCCTAGCCACCTGCGGAGAAACCTGCTGACCCTCATCTCGAAGCCTTCCACTGTTGAAATGGGGAAATCATAGACCAAGAGGGGCCAGAGGATCCGAGGGAGAATGCCATGCTGGTAAATCCAGGCCTTGAACTTTCCAGGGAGGCCAGACTTGTCCACCGCGGCCAACCAGGTCTCCAGCTCCTGATTCGTTGATTGTGTGGAAGCTGCGTCTTTCACGCTACAGTTGAACACCTTTCCCAGGCTCTTCACTGGTTTCTCTGTTAGTGATGGAATCTTGGTGGTGCCAAGGGAGAAACTAAACTTGCCAGTGACCTTCCCTTTCTTCAGCACGAGGGACCAAGACTTAGCTGGCTTAAAGCTCATACGAGCCCACGAGATCAACTCCTCAAGGCCACTTAGAATCCACCTGCAGCCTGGGACAGATGTCGTTGTCACCGTCAAGTCATCCATGAAGGCTCGGATTGGTGGCTGTCGGACTCCGGACTTACTGAGGGGCCCCCTGCACTGAACTTCCGCAGACTTAACCAGCATGTTCATGGACAGTGCAAAGAGGATGACAGAAATTGTGCATCCGGTGATGATTCCCTTTCCGAGTTTGTGCCAGTCTGAAGTTGGTGATCCAGAGGAGACTCTCAGGCTAAAGTTGGAATAGTAGTCCAGGATCAGATCTTTGACCTTCTTTGGGACGTGGTGCCTGTTTAGTGCCTCTTCGACCAGCTTGTGGGGTATGGATCCATAGGCGTTTGCAACGTCCAGCCACAACACAGCCAGGTCGCCCTTGTTCTCTCTGGCTTCCCTGATGAGCTGGGTAACCACACCTGTGTGCTCCAGACACCCGGAAACCTTTGGGATCCCTCCTTTCTGGACCGAGGTGTCGATGTAGGAGTTTTTCAGGAGGAAGTCTGTCAGTCGCCTAGAGACAAGGCTGAAGAAGATCTTCCCTTCAACACTTAGCAGCGAGATGGCTCGGAACTGGTTGATGTTCTGTGACTTTTCCTCCTTCGGGATCCACACACCCTCTGCCTGTCTCCACTGGTCAGCCACTTTGCCCTTCCTCCAGATTACCTTCAGGATCTTCCAAAGCCTGTGGAGTAGCCTGGGGAAGTTCTTCAAtcaagtataatgtatattctatattaaaccatagtgtttgttttacctctgaaacagtttgagagggaggaactcacattcttatagggtaggaggagccagggttGTCAGGATGAAAAGTTTCTCCTTTATGACGTAATATCAGGGCAAATATCCAACTCACCCGTTAGGAGatgatttttttagaaaatgaggaataacaagggagggaggaaacaaaactttttcaactttggcccctctgaatgaggctaaaggaacgtacagtatatcactgcagcaaaaccattatgaagtacatttttcataatactgcccctttaatattgtgatatcttgttgcacgatatatcgtcccacctttaTTGAATACTATAAAGACCAACAACACTATAGGGTTTGAACTCATGGCCGTGTGACAGCGAGCCACAAAGCTGAAGCAGATGATGGAGGTGAGAATGCTCAGCCATGATCCCTTTAGCATCATCACCATGCCGTTATGTCCTCTCATCCTGAGGTGCAATACGTCTGAAATGGAGCTGCTTTGAGGAAGGACTGAGATCAACTTTTAGAAAACGAGTGTTTTAGGAAAATTCTGAGGTTAGTGTTATACAGTCTATAATATCTTATCACATCCCTGTGCACACAGTCTTTCCTGAGTGTGAAATGAACCTCTGCAGATGCCAGTCCATCTCCTGAAAGTGCACCATTTAGTGCTCTCCTGCCATTCACAGAGCATTACTATAACTCAACCGTGCTCATAGACACACATTCTCCAGATTCCATGACCAGTGAATATCCACTTTATTAGCAGATGGAGATCTTCCCCCTGTGTGCTGCTGTGCTATCAGCCCTTCACTGAACGCCTTTTATGATGACGTATTGGTCACATCAGAGCCGTGCTCCATGACTGATTATTGGTGGAAGCTGAGGAACACTGTGCACATTTTTCCAGCTAAGTGAGAACGTGGCTTCAAGGCTGCTGATCTGACAGTCTGTCAACCTGTGACCACCTGCTGCACATTTAATTCAACCAAATAAACAGGATTGCAAAGACAAAGTTCTTCTTCCCCTTTCTTTGAGAATCAAGCCTTGTCTGAGGGATGTATTTTTATCACACTGGAGACCAAAGAAAGTGATTGTatttgatctgagggccacattatcatcattcatgtcagcattcataATGATGACCAATCTGGGTGTTAATACAAGAAAGATTGAACAAAGgctatttgtattttctttatcattttgtgtgtgtgttttatcctttttttttttggggcatttttaatatttttttaatttcttgtatgtttttgtttcattttgtgtgctttaaaTTATgggtcattttgcatgtttttattgtccaatattttgatgttttgcatgtttttgttgtcaattcttATATTTGACCCTCGTTTTTGTATTGACatatgttgtaattttgtatttttggggtACTTTtacgtatttttgttgtgattttgtgtatttctttctaatgttgttttgttattttgtatattttaccctcatttgtgtatttttgttgtcatttgtgtttttagagtaatttttgtgtttctgctgtcattttgtgtattttttcccacATTCTGTGTGCTttatgagtaattttttttgggtctttttgttgtccttcaccttcgttgttttatgtgtttttgttgtcaatgaatatattttacactcattttgtgtattcttgttgccattttgaatatttttctttcattttgtgatttttgttgtcatttagtttttttaatgagtcattttttgcCATTGAACATGAAATAGGAAACATATTCTGTTTACACTTTATtctattttgtgagttttgaaTAAACATTGCcacaatttttacctttttcaataaaggttaatttttaaaaaaattctttttgttgaaattttcaaatcataaattttactctcatttttgttctcattttgaaaatttttctttttatttgtaagattttgttctcattttgtgtgttttataggTCATTTTGGAATCATTTGATGCATTTATTTTGAGGGACAAGGGCTGCATTTTGCCCATGTCTgagtttgtgtgtaattaataaTCATCACAGTGACTAACTGCAttcataatcattttttttttacaaataatattttatctTCTTTATTCATCTATCCTTGCTTGCATCCAGCTCTAACTTGAAcaattttcttttgaaaaacttTTAACTCAAGTACATTTTTAACTGCAGTTTTTTATATGGAGTCCTTGTGCTTGACTATTTCCATTAttgagcacttcatgcttcgtCTTTGTGACGTTTATCTGGCAGTAACCTTGAACGTCTCCTTGCTTTCACAGATCAAGCCCTCGACAGAGTCTACAACACTGAATTAGGTGCATTAAAATGGAGAGAGGTGATAAACAACTCAGCAGCAAATATGTGCAAGCAGCCAATAAACTTCATATGATGTATTTGGAAGTTGCCATAATTTAACAACAACTTGTTTCTTTGCTATTAAAAGGTAATTGGTTTTAGAGGTttcgtttttttccattttttcgcTGTACACCGATTTGCGACATTGCATTATTATGATAATAGTAATCAATGTTcaaacatttacatatatgttTTTCAGGCcaataaccatccaacaaatgCACAGACAAAACTGGACCAATTATGTGTTAGATTATACTGGGCCTAtagataatattaattaattaattaaataatataatatttttctattgtgtatttattacatAGCTTTTTAATAATATACAAGTTGCAGACCTGAGTTTAATTAATGACTCTCCCAAAGAACAGCTTGGAGATAATTGTGTCATTTATTGTGTGAATGTATTGGTGCTGAGCTATTGCCAGGATAAATTATATACGACGTCCAGATTGTGCTCTGCCAAAATACATCTCTGCCTAAAATATCCGAAGCACAAAAGTCACTAAAGCATGTGCTCAGGGGCGGAGCTTACGGAGGAAAGTCCCTCACCCATGATGGGCCTGGGTCGTTGAAGCTGTAAACACCAACTGATCTGGAGGACTCTCTAATCACAGTGGCATTAGGAAATGTGTGAGGATATAAAAGTTGCCCCAGTCAGGATGAGTCAGAAAGACTAAGCACAGTATGAGGGTgtaaaatattgaataaaatgttatgctGCATGACTGTTTACCGACTGATCGGGCCAACTTTGCTGAAAACATCCAGGATGCCAACATTAAAAGATATAGCCTCAAGATGGTCCCAATGCCCAACAATGCATGGGTAAACAGAATAAGACTGGAAACATTTTTCAGCCATGACTGAAAAGCATGAATTCACACAAATACCTCTTGGTGCATGCAGTCTAGCAGTGGAAACCTAACAGAATAATAGATGCAGAAATGGAGAGGAATGTGTGTAATGCAGTCGTGTTTTGGAAACCGGTCGTGGAGTTACATCAAGCTGCCAGTTGACTTGCTGAGCACTACAGTCGGGACATCGCCCCCAGCTTCCATGGCCAGCTACTTTCTTTTAGAACCTCGTACAGGGACTCGATACCAAAGCAAAAGTCTGTTGGCAAAAATGCTCATTGTCAACCACCCAGCAGTACAGTAACTACTACATTTAGTGAGGATTGCACCACCTTTCTTTTAATTGTGACTCTTCTCGTCACCGTTGCAACCTCCAAattaaaactcat
This portion of the Gouania willdenowi chromosome 7, fGouWil2.1, whole genome shotgun sequence genome encodes:
- the LOC114466921 gene encoding LOW QUALITY PROTEIN: uncharacterized protein LOC114466921 (The sequence of the model RefSeq protein was modified relative to this genomic sequence to represent the inferred CDS: deleted 1 base in 1 codon) → MVMMLKGSWLSILTSIICFSFVARCHTAMSSNPIVLLNFPRLLHRLWKILKVIWRKGKVADQWRQAEGVWIPKEEKSQNINQFRAISLLSVEGKIFFSLVSRRLTDFLLKNSYIDTSVQKGGIPKVSGCLEHTGVVTQLIREARENKGDLAVLWLDVANAYGSIPHKLVEEALNRHHVPKKVKDLILDYYSNFSLRVSSGSPTSDWHKLGKGIITGCTISVILFALSMNMLVKSAEVQCRGPLSKSGVRQPPIRAFMDDLTVTTTSVPGCRWILSGLEELISWARMSFKPAKSWSLVLKKGKVTGKFSFSLGTTKIPSLTEKPVKSLGKVFNCSVKDAASTQSTNQELETWLAAVDKSGLPGKFKAWIYQHGILPRILWPLLVYDFPISTVEGFEMRVSRFLRRWLGLPRSLSCIALYGQSNKLKLPMSSLSEEFMVTRSRELLQYRESSDPKVAQAGIEVRTGRKWRAAVAVDVAESRVRQRVLVGKVAQGRAGLGSGRTHFNKAKKRERRALILEEVRAGLEEKRASQMVGMRRQGAWMRWEQALEHKITWTELWKAEPHRIKFLIQAVYDVLPSPSNLCIWGEAETPACPLCQRRGTLEHILSCCSKALGEGRYRWRHDQVLKAIANSICCGISHSKSLRPVKRSITFVRAGEKVAVPPKIPPPGLLATACDWELKVDLGKQLKFPEEVAKTTLRPDIVITSVATKQVVLLELTVPWEDRMEEANERKRAKYSELVEECRSNGWRARCQPIEVGCRGFARQSLCRAYKMLGIAGASQRKAIKLATDAAEVASRWLWIRRGEEWHVG